One Manihot esculenta cultivar AM560-2 chromosome 6, M.esculenta_v8, whole genome shotgun sequence DNA segment encodes these proteins:
- the LOC110616447 gene encoding uncharacterized protein LOC110616447: MCLIFFLYNVEERELGRGQASGSCPYCGGKVEAMDVERKWSFCSLPLCHKIKRNYSCSLCSRRLESYH; this comes from the coding sequence atgtgtttgatttttttcttgTATAATGTAGAGGAAAGAGAGTTAGGTAGGGGGCAAGCTTCTGGATCATGTCCTTACTGTGGAGGAAAAGTTGAAGCCATGGATGTTGAAAGAAAATGGAGTTTCTGCTCTTTGCCCCTTTGTCacaaaatcaaaagaaactattcTTGTTCTTTATGTTCCAGGCGTTTGGAATCATACCATTGA